The DNA window TACAGACTGAGCAAGCGGCGACGCCTTTTGAGACTTGTTCGACGCCAGCCTGTGTCCGAAGGTTCGCAAGCGCTTGGCAGCGCATGCGAGAAAACCTCAGGACAACTTGTCAGGCAAGGTGCCGGACGAATGGCCGTTCCGCTCTCGCGACCAGTCATAGTTTCTAAAGCGAGTCGAACGGCAGTCGCGGGTCGATGATGGGCCGCCGCGCCGGGCAACGTTCAGCCATCAGCGGCCGCTCAGCATTCGGCATGAATCGACATTCAGACATCCGCTTTGAGTTCTCAATCGGACGTCGCATGATATTAGCGGCTGGAAAGTTGATGTGCGAGCGAGGGCGGCTCATGCGATACGAGACTTGCGGTGCCAGTGTTGGAACTCAAAATATAAGTTTCCGAGACCTTGTATGTCACCAGATCGCCGATTAGCGCTGAAATACCGCCATACCAACCCGGCCTCATAAAATGCAAAAGGGGTTAGATGTTATTCGCCGACATCAGCCCACCTGCCGCCACGCCCGGCGCGATCTGCATAAGAGTGCAATGGCGCTTCAGGCAGCTGCGCAATTCTCCCGTTTTCGAGGCGAATTAGCCTGTCCGCCATATCAAAGTAGCGGTCATCGTGAGACACAACAATTAGCGTCTTGCCTTGCCTTTTCAACTCCGGCAGGAACTCGGTATAAAACACGCGCCGGAAGGTCGGGTCCTGATCGGCGGCCCATTCATCGAACATCATGACAGGCCGTTGTTCCAGCATCGCGTGAATAAGCGCAAGACGCTTGCGCTGCCCAGTCGACAGATCGACGGTCGAGAACGCCTTATCCTTGATCTGAACCTTGTGAGCAATCTCGAACTGTTCGAGGTACGTCGAGGCGCGCGCCAGCAAGGCCGGGTCTTGCACGACCAGATCATCGAACAGGTAATAGTCGGAAAACACGGCTGAGAAAAGCTGCCGGTAGTCATCCATCGCGTCGGCCTGCACCGGCTCACCGTTCAGAAGCAACTGACCCTGTTCGGGCGCATACAGGCCCAGAAGCAGCTTGATTAGCGTAGTCTTGCCGCTGCCGTTCTCGCCGATCACAAACAGCGTCTCGCCTTTTTGGATTTGCAGATCCAGCGGCCCCAGTTGAAAAAGGGGTTGTCCCTCGGCTTGCGGAAAGGCCCACGTCGCGCCGTCCAGTTCGATTGTCCGGATCTCGGGCAGTGGTTTGGCCGCGGTGCTTTCCAGCAGACGTGTCTCGCGGTTGGTGAACTGCGCACTCAATTCGGCGACGCGCTGAAAGGAGATTTTCGCCTGACTCAACAGCGGCAGACTGCCTGCGAGGACTTCGACCGGCCCGCGCACGTACAACAGCACGATCACGAAGCCGCTGACCACGCTGGCCGGCGACCCGAGTCGCTGCTGACACAAAAGGATTAGTCCGATGACGATAAAAAACAGCGTCGCGCTTGTGGAGTTGGCGCCATAAAACAGACGCATTGCGCGAATCTTCAGATCGGCGAC is part of the Paraburkholderia fungorum genome and encodes:
- a CDS encoding cyclic peptide export ABC transporter; its protein translation is MREDQASMPSPSFASETFRLLRPFWPIMLLATTLGVVGGLCTAWLLAVVNDGLHAPGVISPKMIATYAGLCVVTLSCNATAGIVNSMIGQKIIAALRKDISARIVCAPIAAIERYRIHRLLSTLNSDVETVSAVTFSFPSYAVAFAVTLGCVVYMIALSPVLSTLAAAAIIAGTLINQYAITKWQQHYKGVRTAQDELQKQYQAITEGAKELRLNRERRLSVYGARLSGAADRVADLKIRAMRLFYGANSTSATLFFIVIGLILLCQQRLGSPASVVSGFVIVLLYVRGPVEVLAGSLPLLSQAKISFQRVAELSAQFTNRETRLLESTAAKPLPEIRTIELDGATWAFPQAEGQPLFQLGPLDLQIQKGETLFVIGENGSGKTTLIKLLLGLYAPEQGQLLLNGEPVQADAMDDYRQLFSAVFSDYYLFDDLVVQDPALLARASTYLEQFEIAHKVQIKDKAFSTVDLSTGQRKRLALIHAMLEQRPVMMFDEWAADQDPTFRRVFYTEFLPELKRQGKTLIVVSHDDRYFDMADRLIRLENGRIAQLPEAPLHSYADRAGRGGRWADVGE